One window from the genome of Heptranchias perlo isolate sHepPer1 chromosome 22, sHepPer1.hap1, whole genome shotgun sequence encodes:
- the top3a gene encoding DNA topoisomerase 3-alpha, producing MVGDDNLVVCNCGQDALLLTVRKDGPNQGRTFYKCNTGSCNFFLWADQDAGNSEGHGGTVGRRSIAPGAGGFHRAGNNGTSGGGETVCTCNQPAVTRTVQKDGPNKGRAFHTCSKPREQQCGFFQWADENIPPGATNKRRDGNSTRNGLAAKKPRSCGLCHQPGHTRTKCPQNR from the exons ATGGTGGGTGACGATAACTTGGTTGTGTGCAACTGCGGCCAGGACGCGCTGTTGCTGACAGTTCGGAAAGACGGACCGAATCAGGGGCGGACGTTTTACAAGTGCAACACGGGCAGTTGCAACTTCTTCCTGTGGGCTGACCAGGATGCGGGGAACTCGGAGGGCCATGGAGGAACAGTCGGCAGGAGGAGCATAGCCCCCGGTGCAGGGGGCTTCCATCGAGCAGGAAACAATGGGACCTCCGGTGGAGGAGAAACGGTGTGCACATGCAATCAGCCAGCAGTCACACGCACTGTGCAGAAGGACGGACCCAACAAGGGACGGGCATTCCATACCTGCTCCAAACCCAGAGAACAGCAGTGTGGCTTCTTCCAGTGGGCCGATGAGAACATTCCCCCAG GAGCAACGAATAAACGTCGTGATGGAAACTCCACCAGGAATGGCCTGGCAGCAAAGAAGCCGAGATCCTGTGGGCTGTGTCACCAGCCAGGACACACCAGGACAAAGTGCCCCCAAAACCGGTGA